Proteins from a single region of Heliomicrobium gestii:
- the flhB gene encoding flagellar biosynthesis protein FlhB: MKPMLKWDLQWFAEEKTEKPTAKRRSEARRKGQVARSQEFNTALILMFGFLALRSLGVQTMDGMERMMVYLLGTVTLETVTPVSVITTGTLIALRTMLMIAPFLLAAMAAGLLASYLQVGFLFTSEGLKMNWGKLNFIAGLKNIFSTRSLVELVKSILKVTVIGYVAYSAVMKHLQLFPKLLGMDVQTAVAAISDVAYDVGFRVALLLVVVAAMDYWYQWYKHEESLKMSKQEVKDEFKQAEGDPQIKGKIKQRMREMAMRRMMQELPKADVVITNPTHFAVALKYESGNMTAPVVIAKGQDYVALKIREVAQGHGIPLVEDRPLAQALYRSVEIGQEIPAELFQAVAEVFAFVFRMKKKRA, from the coding sequence ATGAAGCCGATGTTGAAGTGGGACCTGCAGTGGTTTGCCGAAGAAAAGACAGAAAAACCAACGGCGAAACGACGCTCAGAAGCCCGCAGGAAAGGCCAGGTGGCCAGGAGTCAGGAATTCAACACGGCGCTGATCCTGATGTTCGGATTTCTGGCACTGCGGAGTCTCGGCGTCCAGACGATGGACGGCATGGAGCGCATGATGGTCTATCTATTGGGCACGGTGACCTTGGAGACGGTGACGCCAGTCTCGGTGATCACGACAGGCACCCTGATCGCCCTGCGGACCATGCTGATGATCGCGCCGTTTTTACTGGCGGCGATGGCTGCCGGTTTGCTGGCCAGTTACCTGCAAGTCGGATTTCTGTTTACCTCAGAAGGTTTAAAAATGAACTGGGGAAAACTGAACTTCATCGCTGGACTGAAGAATATTTTTTCGACCCGTTCCCTTGTAGAACTGGTAAAGTCCATCCTCAAAGTGACAGTTATCGGCTATGTCGCTTATTCGGCTGTAATGAAGCACTTGCAACTCTTTCCGAAACTTCTTGGAATGGACGTTCAAACGGCGGTGGCGGCCATATCTGATGTCGCCTATGACGTTGGTTTTCGGGTGGCCCTATTGCTGGTCGTCGTCGCTGCCATGGATTACTGGTACCAGTGGTATAAGCATGAAGAGTCACTGAAAATGTCGAAGCAAGAAGTTAAGGATGAGTTTAAACAGGCGGAAGGGGATCCCCAGATCAAGGGCAAGATCAAACAGCGCATGCGTGAAATGGCCATGCGCCGGATGATGCAAGAATTGCCTAAGGCGGACGTGGTGATCACGAACCCGACCCACTTCGCTGTTGCGCTCAAATATGAAAGCGGAAACATGACGGCGCCTGTTGTCATCGCGAAAGGTCAAGATTATGTGGCTTTGAAGATCCGGGAAGTAGCCCAGGGTCATGGGATACCCCTCGTAGAAGATAGACCTTTGGCCCAGGCGCTTTACCGATCTGTCGAGATCGGTCAGGAAATCCCGGCAGAACTCTTCCAGGCGGTGGCGGAGGTCTTCGCCTTCGTCTTCCGAATGAAGAAAAAACGTGCCTGA
- the fliR gene encoding flagellar biosynthetic protein FliR: MEAVINTMLNHLDVLLLMMTRVAGIMVLAPVFNFQGFNNLAKIGLSFMIALILFLAMPNNALPVPPHDLLSYALVVAQEVLLGLAIGFILQLVFAAILTAGQLIDIQLGFGIVNVIDPLWGAQVPMTGILMQILALLIFVIFDGHLLLIQVLADSFRILPVAGSPFSLALSGNIADFMVRLVSGVLLIGVQLAMPIIGIILINDIALGLVSRTVPQMNLFVIGIPLKIIVGVAFLWITLPFYIEGLNRLYTLSFSQVSDFMRILSP; this comes from the coding sequence TTGGAAGCGGTCATCAACACAATGCTCAATCATTTGGATGTGCTGCTCCTGATGATGACCCGGGTGGCCGGCATCATGGTTCTTGCGCCGGTTTTCAACTTTCAGGGATTTAATAATCTGGCCAAGATCGGCCTATCCTTCATGATCGCCCTGATCCTTTTCCTGGCGATGCCCAATAACGCATTGCCCGTTCCCCCGCATGACCTTCTAAGCTATGCGCTAGTCGTTGCGCAGGAGGTTTTGCTCGGCCTCGCCATCGGATTTATCTTGCAACTCGTTTTTGCCGCCATTTTGACGGCAGGTCAATTGATCGATATCCAACTCGGTTTCGGGATCGTCAATGTCATCGATCCCTTATGGGGCGCTCAGGTGCCCATGACCGGCATTTTAATGCAGATTCTGGCTTTGTTGATTTTTGTCATCTTTGATGGCCATCTCCTGCTGATTCAGGTGCTGGCTGATAGCTTTCGCATCCTGCCAGTGGCAGGCAGCCCCTTCAGCCTTGCCCTGTCAGGGAACATCGCCGACTTCATGGTTCGTCTCGTCTCGGGGGTGTTGCTGATCGGGGTCCAATTGGCGATGCCGATCATCGGCATCATCTTGATCAATGACATCGCTCTGGGCCTCGTCTCACGAACGGTGCCGCAGATGAACCTGTTTGTCATCGGCATTCCCTTGAAAATCATTGTGGGAGTCGCCTTCTTGTGGATTACGCTCCCCTTCTATATCGAGGGCCTAAACCGCCTGTATACCCTGAGTTTTTCCCAAGTGTCCGATTTCATGCGGATACTCAGCCCATAA
- the fliQ gene encoding flagellar biosynthesis protein FliQ, with amino-acid sequence MTPELVIQLGRDALTAVLLISAPLLGASLIVGLVISVFQATTQIQEATLSFVPKIIAVLVVILLFGPWMLEAMMKYVDQMLGSLNTYTFIR; translated from the coding sequence GTGACACCAGAATTGGTGATTCAGTTGGGACGTGACGCATTGACCGCCGTTTTGCTGATCTCGGCGCCTCTTTTAGGCGCCAGTTTGATTGTCGGTTTGGTGATCAGCGTATTTCAAGCGACCACCCAGATCCAGGAAGCGACACTGTCCTTTGTGCCGAAGATCATCGCTGTATTGGTCGTCATTCTCCTCTTCGGACCGTGGATGTTGGAAGCAATGATGAAGTATGTCGATCAGATGCTCGGTTCTTTGAACACGTACACCTTTATTCGATAA
- the fliP gene encoding flagellar type III secretion system pore protein FliP (The bacterial flagellar biogenesis protein FliP forms a type III secretion system (T3SS)-type pore required for flagellar assembly.): MVIFTWALPAQAAPLQIPTVTFGVESAQNPTEVSTSLQILFILTILSLAPSILIMMTCFTRIIVVLHFTRTALALQTMPPNQILIGLTLFLTFFIMAPTWTAINDQALQPYLAGKLSQEQALDKASDPLREFMLKQTREKDLALFVNMSNMEQPQTYRDIPTKVVIPAYILSELKTAFQIGAVIYLPFIVIDMIVGSVLMSMGMMMLPPAMISLPFKVLIFVLVDGWYLIVRSLILSYQ; the protein is encoded by the coding sequence ATGGTAATATTTACCTGGGCACTGCCTGCGCAGGCGGCGCCGCTACAGATTCCGACGGTCACCTTTGGCGTCGAATCGGCTCAGAACCCAACAGAGGTCTCTACAAGCCTACAGATTCTCTTTATACTGACGATCCTGTCACTGGCCCCGTCGATCCTGATCATGATGACCTGTTTCACCCGGATCATCGTGGTGCTGCACTTCACTCGGACCGCCTTAGCATTGCAAACGATGCCGCCGAACCAGATCCTGATCGGGCTGACTTTGTTCCTGACTTTTTTTATCATGGCGCCTACATGGACCGCCATCAATGATCAGGCGCTGCAGCCTTATCTGGCAGGCAAACTATCGCAGGAACAGGCGCTGGACAAGGCTTCTGATCCATTGCGAGAGTTCATGTTAAAGCAAACCCGGGAAAAGGATCTGGCCTTATTTGTCAATATGTCGAATATGGAACAACCGCAAACGTACAGAGACATCCCCACCAAGGTTGTTATTCCGGCCTACATCCTCAGTGAATTGAAAACGGCTTTTCAGATCGGGGCCGTTATCTATCTGCCCTTTATTGTCATTGACATGATCGTCGGATCGGTGCTGATGTCGATGGGGATGATGATGTTGCCACCGGCCATGATCTCCCTGCCTTTTAAGGTGCTGATTTTCGTGCTTGTTGACGGCTGGTATCTCATTGTCCGATCCCTGATCCTCAGCTACCAGTAA
- a CDS encoding FliO/MopB family protein, translating into MNYSRRIGRRIIGGLVFFGLLLFLLSLPMTAMATDTAPGSILDKTYTQQAEAEQKAGPVSTGDLLIRLVGTLVLVGISGWVVVKLWKRKQQTAGQGNWLAVLDQVSLAPNKNLFVTDIAGKVFVIGVTDHSIQPIMEITDGQVIDALRQVQEENQSSPPAPFGLDFINGLLGRGKGHSDREPSFHAEMTKQIQRLNALRTGKVEPDREGEDKL; encoded by the coding sequence ATGAACTACAGTCGGCGTATTGGCCGCCGGATCATCGGCGGCCTGGTGTTTTTTGGGCTTCTTTTGTTTCTTCTGTCGCTCCCGATGACAGCCATGGCGACCGATACGGCGCCGGGAAGCATCCTTGACAAGACCTACACCCAGCAGGCCGAAGCCGAACAAAAGGCGGGTCCTGTTTCCACAGGCGATCTGCTCATTCGACTCGTAGGCACACTGGTGCTTGTCGGCATCAGCGGCTGGGTTGTCGTAAAGCTCTGGAAAAGGAAACAGCAGACGGCTGGACAGGGAAACTGGCTGGCCGTGTTGGATCAGGTCAGCCTTGCGCCGAACAAAAACCTCTTTGTCACCGACATCGCGGGAAAGGTCTTTGTCATCGGCGTAACAGACCATTCGATTCAACCGATCATGGAAATCACCGATGGACAGGTCATCGATGCGTTGCGGCAAGTCCAGGAGGAAAATCAATCGTCGCCGCCAGCGCCATTTGGCCTTGATTTTATCAACGGTTTGCTGGGCAGGGGGAAAGGACATTCTGATCGGGAACCGTCCTTCCATGCGGAAATGACGAAACAGATCCAGCGATTGAATGCACTCCGAACGGGAAAAGTGGAACCCGATAGGGAAGGGGAGGACAAGCTGTGA
- a CDS encoding response regulator — protein sequence MGNRILIVDDAAFMRMMIKDILTKNGYQVVGEAENGAVAVEKWKEFRPDLTTMDITMPEMDGINAVRAIRQVDPNARVIMCSAMGQQAMVIDAIQAGAKDFIVKPFQPDRVLEAVRKALG from the coding sequence ATGGGAAACCGGATTCTAATCGTAGACGACGCTGCTTTTATGCGCATGATGATCAAGGACATCCTGACCAAGAACGGCTATCAGGTGGTTGGCGAAGCGGAAAACGGCGCAGTGGCTGTGGAAAAATGGAAAGAATTTCGACCTGATTTGACTACTATGGATATTACCATGCCGGAAATGGACGGCATCAATGCTGTCCGCGCCATTCGGCAGGTTGATCCCAATGCTCGTGTGATCATGTGCAGCGCCATGGGTCAGCAGGCGATGGTCATCGATGCTATTCAAGCCGGCGCCAAAGACTTTATCGTAAAGCCCTTCCAGCCGGACCGCGTACTCGAGGCTGTACGCAAAGCTTTAGGCTAA
- the fliY gene encoding flagellar motor switch phosphatase FliY has translation MMSSGVLSQEEIDALLRGADAPSEPVMSLDAAEPQADFSELERDVIGEIANISMGTAATTLSTLLGKKVDITTPRVTVTSKAALQKDYPSPFVVVDVTYTAGLEGSNVLIIRESDVAIIVDLMMGGDGMSPPTELNEIHFSAISEAMNQMMGSASTSMATMLQKKIDISPPALNTIDFASEKLPHPEMDPVVKVSFRMVIEGLVDSELMQVYPIPFAKQLVSGLMGDMSSTPASAPAQTETAPPPPPPVAHSPVASTPPAAYPPPASQPPVEMPMVAAPPPGYGGPPPGYGNQPPAYPPPGYGYPPPGYYGAQPGYPPQPPVAAYPPQAPPVPVQPVQFSPLQQQRSGKDMTNLGLIMDVPLQVTVELGKSRKTIRDVLDLGPGSVIELDKLAGEPVDILVNGKLIAKGEVVVIDENFGVRITDIVSPIERIGNLQ, from the coding sequence ATGATGAGTAGCGGCGTCCTTTCCCAGGAGGAAATTGATGCCCTGTTGAGAGGCGCCGACGCCCCCAGTGAACCTGTAATGTCGTTGGATGCAGCCGAACCGCAAGCCGACTTCAGTGAACTGGAAAGAGATGTAATCGGCGAGATCGCCAATATCTCCATGGGTACGGCGGCGACGACACTTTCTACTCTTTTAGGGAAAAAAGTCGACATTACGACGCCCCGTGTGACGGTCACATCGAAAGCGGCGCTGCAAAAAGACTATCCCTCACCCTTCGTTGTCGTCGATGTGACCTATACAGCCGGATTGGAAGGCAGCAATGTGCTGATCATCCGCGAATCTGACGTGGCGATCATCGTCGATCTGATGATGGGCGGCGACGGTATGTCACCGCCGACAGAACTGAACGAAATTCACTTCAGCGCCATTTCGGAAGCGATGAACCAGATGATGGGGTCGGCGTCCACCTCCATGGCGACGATGCTGCAAAAAAAGATCGATATTTCCCCCCCGGCGTTGAACACCATTGATTTTGCCAGTGAGAAATTACCCCATCCTGAGATGGATCCGGTGGTCAAGGTGTCCTTCCGGATGGTTATTGAAGGACTTGTCGACAGCGAGTTGATGCAGGTCTACCCGATTCCCTTTGCCAAGCAACTTGTTTCCGGATTGATGGGGGATATGTCATCCACCCCTGCGAGCGCTCCGGCACAGACGGAAACAGCGCCGCCTCCACCTCCGCCGGTGGCGCATTCTCCAGTCGCCTCGACTCCGCCCGCTGCATATCCTCCGCCGGCTTCCCAACCTCCCGTCGAAATGCCGATGGTTGCCGCGCCGCCGCCGGGTTACGGAGGTCCACCGCCGGGGTATGGCAATCAACCGCCTGCGTACCCGCCTCCGGGGTACGGTTACCCTCCGCCGGGATATTATGGAGCGCAGCCTGGGTATCCTCCCCAACCGCCGGTCGCCGCCTATCCGCCGCAGGCGCCGCCAGTGCCTGTGCAGCCTGTCCAGTTTTCCCCCTTACAGCAACAGCGTAGCGGCAAGGATATGACCAACCTTGGGTTGATCATGGATGTGCCTCTACAAGTCACCGTCGAACTCGGGAAATCGAGGAAAACCATCCGTGATGTCCTTGATCTCGGTCCCGGTTCGGTCATAGAACTTGATAAACTCGCTGGTGAACCGGTCGATATCCTGGTTAATGGCAAGCTGATCGCCAAGGGCGAGGTCGTAGTCATCGATGAAAACTTCGGCGTGCGGATAACCGATATCGTAAGTCCCATCGAAAGGATAGGCAATTTACAATAA
- the fliM gene encoding flagellar motor switch protein FliM, with translation MSDILSQAEIDALLAALASGQVTPEDVKDDLASKIRVYDFKRPNKFSKDQIHTLQVIYENFCRTLTTYLAANLRTLVQISVQSLDQLTYEEFIRSIPNPTIVNIFTMPPLNGNGIMEIHPNIAFAVIDRLFGGTGNPPDKIRGLTEIEQSVFQRTTRRMLDSFTEAWDNIAQVKARLEMIETNPQFIQIVAPTEMVVVITLACKIGDVEGMINICLPYILLEPIIGKLSAHFWFSNAAKERTAEQLEALRNRLERALVPITVLLGRTSLSVSELLDLQLGDVIQLDNRSDSELEVLIGQRTKYLARPGISGSKMGIQITATYEKGVETDDE, from the coding sequence ATGAGCGATATTCTGTCCCAGGCCGAGATCGACGCGCTGCTGGCCGCCCTCGCCAGCGGTCAGGTAACGCCTGAGGATGTCAAAGATGATTTGGCGAGCAAGATCCGAGTTTACGACTTTAAGCGGCCGAATAAATTTTCCAAGGACCAGATTCACACATTGCAAGTCATCTATGAAAACTTCTGCCGTACCTTAACGACCTATTTGGCCGCAAACCTGCGCACACTCGTGCAGATATCGGTGCAATCGTTAGACCAGTTGACCTACGAAGAGTTTATTCGTTCCATTCCTAACCCCACCATCGTTAACATCTTTACGATGCCCCCGTTGAATGGGAACGGGATCATGGAAATTCACCCCAATATCGCTTTCGCCGTCATTGATCGCTTGTTTGGAGGAACAGGCAACCCACCGGACAAGATCCGAGGGCTGACAGAGATTGAACAATCTGTTTTTCAACGGACGACGCGACGCATGTTGGACAGTTTCACCGAGGCTTGGGACAACATCGCTCAGGTAAAAGCCCGCCTTGAGATGATCGAGACAAACCCGCAGTTTATTCAGATCGTGGCGCCCACGGAGATGGTCGTCGTCATCACCTTGGCATGTAAAATCGGCGATGTCGAGGGAATGATCAATATCTGCCTGCCTTATATATTACTGGAACCGATCATTGGCAAGTTAAGCGCCCATTTTTGGTTTTCCAATGCGGCTAAGGAGCGCACGGCGGAACAATTGGAGGCGTTGCGCAACCGTTTGGAACGGGCGCTTGTCCCCATCACCGTCTTGTTGGGACGCACTTCGCTCAGCGTCTCCGAGCTTTTGGATTTGCAGTTGGGTGACGTGATCCAGTTGGACAATCGTTCTGATTCCGAACTGGAAGTGCTCATCGGTCAACGGACCAAATACCTGGCGCGTCCGGGCATCTCCGGCTCCAAAATGGGTATCCAGATCACAGCGACATACGAAAAAGGAGTTGAGACAGATGATGAGTAG
- a CDS encoding flagellar basal body-associated FliL family protein: MADTENAPKKKPLNTKLIIIAVAVLVSAAIIAVAVFKFFISPDAVSDHTPKATAPKTVGVLFEAGDFTTNLADPGGKRFLKAKVILELNEEKKDEKKLAELKEQLPVIRDRILYILSAKTVEDFQVSDSKEKVKKDILVALNKQFGADKFRNVYFQELVYQ, from the coding sequence ATGGCTGATACCGAAAACGCGCCCAAAAAGAAACCGCTGAATACGAAGCTGATCATTATCGCCGTTGCCGTGCTGGTATCGGCGGCCATCATCGCTGTGGCGGTATTTAAGTTCTTTATCAGTCCGGACGCTGTTTCGGACCACACGCCAAAAGCGACAGCGCCTAAAACAGTGGGGGTTCTTTTTGAGGCTGGCGACTTCACGACCAACCTGGCTGACCCTGGTGGGAAACGCTTCCTAAAAGCCAAAGTGATCCTGGAACTGAATGAGGAAAAGAAGGACGAGAAAAAGCTGGCCGAATTGAAGGAACAGCTTCCGGTCATCCGCGACCGGATCCTTTATATCCTCAGCGCGAAAACGGTAGAGGATTTCCAGGTATCTGACAGCAAGGAAAAGGTCAAAAAAGACATCTTGGTCGCCTTAAACAAACAGTTTGGCGCCGACAAATTCCGTAATGTCTACTTCCAGGAGCTTGTCTATCAATAG
- a CDS encoding flagellar FlbD family protein: MIKIRRLNQSELVINAELIEQVEATPDTIITLTTGKKIVVLESSDEVVEKVIAYRLACIKPVVAIKPTDI; encoded by the coding sequence ATGATCAAGATCAGGCGGTTAAACCAAAGCGAACTGGTGATCAATGCAGAATTGATAGAGCAAGTCGAAGCGACTCCAGATACGATCATCACCTTGACGACAGGCAAGAAGATCGTTGTATTGGAAAGTTCCGATGAAGTGGTGGAAAAGGTGATCGCCTACCGCCTGGCATGTATCAAACCTGTCGTAGCGATAAAACCGACGGATATCTGA
- a CDS encoding flagellar hook protein FlgE, giving the protein MMRSLFSGVTALRNHQTRMDVIGNNIANVNTIGFKKSRVTFADALNQTTRGAAAPQGGRGGTNPMQVGLGMNIATMETVFTPTSVQGTGKNSDLAVDGDGFFLLNDGGTQYYTRAGNFDLDTEYNFYRTDNGMKVMGYMADASGNIDPSKSPTEINIKDKLQMPALATNRVSFNKNLNSLQASSLPIQKSIEIFDSKGGKHNLLLTMKNVSKAGDENHWIVSARITTEDPTTHKITTATGFIQGEIYFSSNGMFKRFDVTNATDFSFPGLGVNKMTAMPTGSYSAGFTFPSTSNNSAFYLDLHSITQFSSDTTVDKLSQNGYADGALKTYAIDSAGVLTGTFSNGKSLALAQVCVTTFSNPAGLIKAGSNLYMRSNNSGEPNTGQPAVGSRGAITPGALEMSNVDLSQEFTDMITTQRGFQANSRIITVSDSMLEELVNLKR; this is encoded by the coding sequence ATGATGAGATCCCTTTTCTCCGGGGTCACCGCGCTGCGCAACCACCAGACGCGGATGGATGTCATCGGCAACAACATCGCCAACGTCAACACGATCGGCTTTAAGAAAAGCCGCGTCACCTTTGCCGACGCCCTGAACCAGACCACTCGCGGCGCCGCCGCCCCTCAAGGCGGACGGGGCGGCACCAACCCGATGCAAGTCGGTCTGGGTATGAACATCGCCACGATGGAGACGGTCTTCACACCGACCAGCGTTCAGGGAACGGGCAAGAACTCCGACCTAGCTGTTGACGGTGACGGTTTCTTCCTGCTCAACGACGGCGGTACTCAGTACTACACACGTGCGGGCAACTTCGATTTAGATACGGAGTACAACTTCTACCGCACCGACAACGGCATGAAGGTCATGGGGTACATGGCCGATGCCTCAGGAAATATTGACCCCAGCAAAAGCCCCACTGAAATCAACATCAAAGATAAATTGCAGATGCCGGCCTTGGCGACGAACCGGGTTTCCTTCAACAAAAACCTGAACAGCCTGCAGGCCAGTTCCCTGCCGATCCAGAAATCGATCGAGATCTTCGATTCCAAAGGCGGTAAGCACAACCTGTTGTTGACCATGAAAAATGTCAGCAAGGCCGGTGACGAAAACCACTGGATTGTGTCGGCGCGTATTACTACAGAAGATCCGACCACACACAAGATTACAACGGCTACAGGCTTTATTCAGGGTGAAATTTACTTCAGCAGCAACGGCATGTTCAAGCGTTTTGATGTGACCAATGCCACTGATTTCAGTTTCCCCGGCTTGGGCGTCAATAAAATGACAGCGATGCCGACAGGTTCTTACTCCGCTGGCTTTACGTTCCCTTCAACGTCAAACAATTCCGCGTTCTACCTCGATCTTCACTCTATCACCCAATTCTCTTCCGATACGACGGTCGACAAACTGAGCCAGAACGGATACGCCGATGGCGCCTTAAAGACCTATGCCATCGATTCAGCTGGCGTGTTGACAGGCACCTTTTCGAACGGCAAGAGCCTGGCGCTGGCCCAGGTTTGTGTGACGACCTTCTCCAACCCTGCCGGATTGATAAAGGCTGGTTCCAACCTCTATATGAGGTCCAACAACTCCGGCGAACCGAACACAGGCCAACCGGCCGTGGGCAGCCGTGGCGCCATCACCCCAGGCGCATTGGAGATGTCCAACGTCGACCTATCCCAGGAATTTACCGACATGATCACGACCCAGCGCGGATTCCAGGCCAACAGCCGGATCATTACCGTTTCTGACAGTATGCTTGAAGAACTGGTTAACTTGAAACGATAA
- a CDS encoding TIGR02530 family flagellar biosynthesis protein, giving the protein MDNRILYPQPLIPGVSKPSSGSISQPAGQTSGDSFQKILDQKTLKFSSHALQRLAQRNISLGETELSKLNEAIDKAGRKGSKESLILMKDLALVVSVKNRTVITAVDGNAMRDNVFTNIDSAVVITE; this is encoded by the coding sequence TTGGATAACCGCATCCTCTATCCGCAGCCACTGATCCCCGGCGTTAGCAAACCCTCATCGGGATCAATCTCCCAGCCGGCCGGCCAAACCTCTGGCGATTCCTTTCAAAAGATCCTTGATCAAAAAACACTCAAGTTCTCCTCCCACGCCTTGCAACGGCTGGCTCAACGCAATATCTCCCTCGGCGAGACCGAACTTAGCAAGCTGAACGAGGCCATCGACAAGGCAGGACGCAAAGGGTCGAAAGAATCACTGATTCTGATGAAGGATCTGGCGCTTGTCGTATCGGTGAAGAACCGCACTGTCATCACTGCTGTCGACGGAAACGCGATGAGGGACAATGTTTTTACAAACATTGACAGTGCTGTCGTCATTACGGAATAA
- a CDS encoding flagellar hook capping FlgD N-terminal domain-containing protein, with the protein MAGTIENVGSVYMDPTGTTATKKSNSELGKDDFLKLLVTQLRFQDPMQPMEDKEFIGQMAQFSSLEQMKNISDGFEKFQTTQENVMGGLTKALGSFLAVQQQMQGDNMIVSAVSFVGKQLEAQVAKLDDKGNVVKDQDGDIVTENVAGQVTGVTIKNGVAALQVQYDVDGQKKTREVLLNEITKVAQAS; encoded by the coding sequence ATGGCAGGTACGATTGAGAATGTGGGCAGTGTCTACATGGATCCTACTGGGACGACGGCGACAAAAAAGAGCAACAGCGAACTCGGTAAAGATGATTTTCTGAAACTGCTCGTGACGCAGCTTCGCTTTCAGGATCCGATGCAACCGATGGAAGATAAAGAATTCATCGGCCAGATGGCGCAGTTTTCCTCGCTGGAGCAGATGAAGAACATTTCCGATGGTTTTGAAAAATTCCAAACAACCCAGGAAAACGTCATGGGCGGTTTAACCAAAGCCCTCGGTAGTTTCCTTGCCGTTCAGCAGCAGATGCAGGGCGATAACATGATCGTGTCAGCGGTCAGCTTTGTGGGCAAACAGTTGGAGGCGCAAGTCGCTAAGTTGGATGATAAAGGAAATGTGGTGAAAGACCAGGACGGTGACATTGTCACGGAAAATGTTGCCGGTCAAGTGACTGGTGTCACCATCAAAAACGGCGTAGCGGCGCTTCAGGTCCAGTATGATGTGGACGGCCAAAAGAAAACAAGGGAAGTTCTCCTGAATGAGATCACCAAAGTGGCGCAAGCCAGTTAA